One region of Ardenticatena maritima genomic DNA includes:
- a CDS encoding 3-isopropylmalate dehydratase large subunit, with amino-acid sequence MGATFVQKVLARAAGRSEARVGEVLDVRPDRILSHDNTAAIIAKWRTLGQSRLPHPERLAITLDHAAPPPTVRHAQNHATIRAFVAEQGIRHFFEVGRGICHQVLSEEALVLPGDVILGADSHTVHFGWLGAFGAGVGRSEVAALWALGRIWLRVPPTIRFVLRGRLAPDVSAKDLALHIIGRFGADGGLYRAVEFGGDGLATLSLDDRMTLANMMAEFGVKNAYLPPDEHVFDWLAERLARREGISREAAYDRITARALYPDPTAEYEAVHVIRLDEVEPVVACPHTVDNVVPLSAVAGRRIHMAFLGTCTNGRLSDIATAAEIVRGKRIAPGVRFLVIPASSEVLQEALARGYIADLVAAGATIGTPGCGPCMGNHLGVLAPGEVCISSANRNFRGRMGTPEAEIYLASPAVVAASALAGVIARPSPEPVAVQQAAPSAHV; translated from the coding sequence ATGGGCGCGACATTCGTGCAAAAGGTGCTTGCCCGCGCCGCCGGGCGCAGCGAAGCCCGTGTGGGCGAGGTGTTGGACGTGCGCCCCGACCGCATTCTGAGCCACGACAACACCGCCGCCATCATCGCCAAGTGGCGCACACTGGGGCAATCGCGCCTGCCCCACCCCGAACGGCTCGCCATCACGCTCGACCACGCCGCGCCGCCCCCCACGGTGCGCCATGCGCAGAACCACGCCACCATTCGCGCCTTTGTCGCCGAACAGGGTATCCGCCACTTTTTTGAGGTGGGGCGTGGTATCTGCCACCAGGTGCTGAGCGAAGAGGCGCTGGTGCTCCCCGGCGACGTGATTTTGGGGGCTGATTCGCACACGGTGCATTTCGGCTGGCTGGGGGCGTTTGGCGCGGGTGTCGGGCGGAGTGAAGTGGCGGCGCTCTGGGCGTTGGGGCGCATCTGGTTGCGTGTTCCACCGACGATCCGTTTCGTGTTGCGTGGGCGGCTCGCACCGGATGTCTCCGCCAAGGATTTGGCGCTGCACATTATCGGGCGCTTCGGTGCAGACGGCGGGCTTTACCGTGCGGTGGAATTCGGCGGCGATGGATTGGCAACGCTCTCGCTGGACGACCGCATGACGCTCGCCAACATGATGGCGGAGTTTGGCGTGAAAAACGCCTACCTGCCGCCCGATGAGCACGTGTTCGACTGGCTGGCGGAACGCCTTGCCCGCCGTGAGGGCATTTCCCGCGAAGCAGCCTACGACCGCATCACCGCCCGCGCTCTCTACCCCGACCCGACCGCCGAGTACGAGGCGGTGCATGTCATCCGTCTGGACGAGGTGGAACCGGTGGTGGCGTGCCCCCACACAGTGGACAACGTAGTGCCGCTTTCGGCTGTCGCCGGGCGGCGCATTCACATGGCGTTTCTGGGCACCTGCACCAACGGACGGCTGAGCGACATCGCCACAGCCGCCGAGATTGTGCGCGGCAAACGCATTGCGCCGGGGGTGCGCTTTCTTGTCATTCCCGCCTCGTCGGAAGTGCTGCAAGAAGCGCTGGCGCGCGGCTACATCGCCGACCTGGTCGCCGCAGGCGCTACAATTGGCACACCGGGGTGTGGTCCCTGCATGGGGAACCATTTGGGCGTGCTTGCGCCGGGTGAAGTCTGCATCAGCAGCGCGAACCGCAACTTTCGCGGGCGCATGGGCACGCCGGAGGCGGAGATTTATCTTGCCAGCCCCGCCGTCGTCGCGGCGAGTGCGCTGGCGGGCGTGATTGCTCGCCCTTCCCCCGAACCTGTTGCCGTGCAACAAGCGGCACCATCCGCACACGTCTAA